From the genome of Torulaspora globosa chromosome 2, complete sequence, one region includes:
- the BUD27 gene encoding prefoldin-like protein (ancestral locus Anc_8.48): protein MDSLAKSVEQTLKNLQEKKRFLQQQRDRYINIRQRILQYDDDDAGQSKDGIMQVFDDVIMSPERMFVNVGYDYYVEKSQDELLAYADEKRKLIEQAIEQFDSKIKDGEKAIRSFGMLLQSEQAPIQFEDAGDESGGELPPMEIREELDEDGNIISSSVTPAVASLDQEKQFKDNDEATGMSDFERNIKGRLAEQKSQQEEEPQKHETASINGAFSTENMYTFADLVRQLDEQDELEEEIDSSEVQYDFESFDSKYLVEHLTEEGETQGEDQVENDSTEESADEDDDDENHYMIAPTMEAHSAFMDQLKKLREKKIEQKLTEQPEAPVKSILKPSSGGKKKPKKSVGFASKLDIHEVENLKQDNRRNRHNLSSSFMQQLEHDNDEEVDNEFDSDLFAQLIGARGPDEIHDKYKSDIVQETLEKDPNIDSSNKKKIKISRFKQEIKCRSNECETKSRISSSDSTSRYETNRSIDRNARAPMDLASKREEIFLPTDSSRIMERDMDHSAVVDLIIENEPDEFTTTDSRDEAEVNQPAIQELIVEKETDGVTNADLIVEKDIENLAADIHSTDVSEYNCAIRHGTLETFGDVLAHKDKASPFSKTMRSLHRSARPKRPSQNMTYEFPDSSEDLSGTSDSDEHLSEIKSESVAETFPAEVMNGGRSTSNTISLPKVDFNALGDNLDDMAKAYSLGIYDNDLDEDPGTLLEKIDDFKHYNEQVEALKSDIEAFKIANPMQEFDGNQQTTDEDGPLLTEIKENDFPESYNEVSSSDDLALEPARLNESIAIEYSRLREVISAASDIINGVKRDQDDESKQIEPIDQDGRPIRLSRFKSQRLQIGK, encoded by the coding sequence ATGGATTCCTTAGCCAAGTCTGTGGAGCAGACGCTCAAAAACTTacaggagaagaagaggttcctgcagcagcagcgtGATCGTTATATCAACATAAGACAGCGAATTTTGCAAtatgacgacgatgacgCGGGTCAATCTAAAGACGGGATCATGCAGGTGTTTGATGATGTCATTATGTCGCCGGAGAGGATGTTTGTGAATGTTGGTTATGACTATTATGTGgaaaaatctcaagatGAGCTATTGGCTTACGCTGATGAAAAACGCAAGCTCATTGAGCAAGCAATCGAGCAGTTTGACTCCAAGATTAAAGATGGTGAGAAAGCTATACGGAGTTTTGGAATGCTTCTGCAGTCCGAGCAGGCTCCCATACAATTTGAAGACGCAGGCGACGAGAGCGGTGGAGAATTGCCTCCCATGGAGATCAGAGAGGAATTGGACGAAGATGGGAACATTATCAGTAGCAGTGTAACACCAGCTGTGGCCTCTTTAGATCAAGAGAAGCAGTTTAAGGACAACGATGAGGCCACTGGGATGAGCGATTTTGAGCGGAACATCAAAGGCAGATTGGCCGAACAGAAGTCccagcaagaagaggaacCGCAAAAACACGAGACAGCGTCTATTAATGGTGCCTTTAGTACGGAGAATATGTACACTTTCGCCGATCTGGTACGACAATTAGACGAGCAAGATGAACTGGAAGAGGAGATCGATTCCTCTGAGGTTCAGTACGATTTTGAATCATTCGATAGTAAATATTTGGTAGAACATCTTACGGAAGAAGGTGAGACTCAAGGCGAAGATCAAGTTGAAAACGATTCAACTGAAGAAAGTGCcgacgaagatgatgacgatgagaacCACTATATGATCGCACCCACTATGGAGGCCCATAGTGCCTTTATGGATCAGCTAAAGAAACTCcgggaaaaaaaaattgaacaaaaGTTAACCGAACAACCTGAAGCGCCAGTGAAATCAATTTTGAAGCCCAGTTCTGGTGGCAAGAAGAAACCCAAAAAGAGCGTTGGGTTCGCTTCCAAGCTGGATATTCATGAGGTAGAAAATCTGAAACAAGACAATCGGAGAAATAGACACAACTTGTCATCTAGTTTCATGCAACAGTTGGAACACGATAATGACGAAGAAGTTGATAATGAGTTTGACAGTGACCTATTTGCCCAGTTAATCGGTGCTCGCGGTCCCGATGAGATTCATGACAAATACAAATCAGACATAGTGCAGGAAACGCTCGAAAAAGACCCCAATATAGATAGTTCAAACAAAAAGAAGATAAAAATATCGAGATTcaagcaagaaataaaATGTCGAAGTAACGAATGTGAAACAAAATCAAGAATATCGTCATCTGATTCAACCTCACGTTACGAAACCAATAGATCGATAGACAGGAATGCACGAGCTCCCATGGATCTTGCGAGCAAAAGGGAGGAGATTTTTCTGCCCACAGACAGTAGCAGGATTATGGAGCGAGATATGGATCACTCTGCTGTAGTTGACTTGATAATCGAAAATGAGCCTGATGAGTTTACAACGACGGACTCCAGAGATGAAGCAGAGGTGAACCAACCAGCCATTCAGGAGCTAATAGTCGAAAAAGAGACCGATGGAGTTACCAACGCGGATTTGATAGTTGAAAAAGACATTGAAAACCTAGCAGCAGATATTCATTCTACAGATGTGAGCGAATACAACTGTGCCATCAGACATGGCACCTTGGAAACGTTTGGTGACGTGCTAGCTCATAAGGACAAAGCTTCACCTTTCTCGAAGACTATGAGATCGTTGCACAGATCGGCTAGACCCAAAAGGCCATCCCAAAACATGACTTACGAGTTTCCAGACTCGTCAGAAGACTTATCTGGCACTTCGGATTCTGATGAGCATCTTTCTGAAATCAAATCCGAGAGCGTCGCCGAAACCTTTCCAGCTGAAGTTATGAATGGAGGTCGTAGCACATCAAATACCATAAGCTTGCCAAAAGTTGATTTCAACGCCCTGGGCGACAACCTGGATGACATGGCTAAGGCATACTCACTAGGGATCTATGACAATGATCTCGACGAGGATCCCGGTACCTTATTAGAGaagattgatgatttcaagcATTACAATGAGCAAGTGGAGGCATTGAAGAGCGATATCGAGGCTTTCAAGATTGCTAATCCCATGCAAGAATTCGACGGCAATCAGCAGACAACTGACGAAGACGGGCCATTGCTGACCGAAATCAAAGAGAATGACTTTCCTGAGAGCTACAACGAAGTGAGTTCCAGTGACGATCTGGCATTGGAGCCTGCTAGACTGAACGAATCTATCGCAATTGAATACAGCCGCCTCCGTGAGGTTATCAGCGCCGCTAGCGATATTATCAATGGCGTGAaaagagatcaagatgatgagaGTAAGCAAATTGAGCCCATCGACCAGGATGGTAGACCAATTAGGCTCAGTCGCTTTAAAAGTCAGCGACTCCAGATAGGTAAGTGA
- the BST1 gene encoding Bst1p (ancestral locus Anc_8.46) — MGIRRLFTGLCRKGIACLPTRMYSQLSAKTEANENDHIKHSSIDLNEVTFPNNNSITNQDGEQRLRIVSLIGLLLSLLTVFFTVADNFKGADSPQCRSIYMYPSYARIDGFDSRFTPLAQKYHLYLYREQGKDKIPFQDGRVQLDGIPVLFIPGNAGSFKQVRSIAAASSNLFFDNSQEIENLHVQNLDFFAADFNEDFTAFHGRTMLDQAEYLNDAIRYILLFYAKADSYPYRRPTSVIVVGHSMGGIVARILPTLQNHVADSVRTILTLSSPHAAAPVTFDGDVLKIYERTDDFWRKQMSDKGSFLAQNVTLISITGGILDLMLPADYTAVEDIVPLENGFTTYSTGVPGVWTPVDHLAIVWCDQLRTKIAKLLLEIVDNRAYEKVLPLAERMSIFRKTFLSKLEGINSPYLVTANFDEYFKDYNSQTFGEPLILKNNQQLIINQRNVKFAPKYSKFLLSSDKENSHFSFLTSLSNSSLFFCNEGNPNMKCVPAAPDLFQVPASFEELKYPAESSLGNDIRPFQMISIDANILSQYDSILVETPLKIAGKDDFILAALHTAVNITVNKNPLQLAFSGKEILLTEDFQFVGLRFPKLWDSLLSYRIHCSAYSKTEDSLLFQPFIRQWIEDPFETKWHINVASSEIDINMHNVAPFIPLEESHDRSLKLDVVLPPRVGLKLRIRINWQLTLKMLFIRYRLTFLSFPFAIVCFTMAHQFSWYQGTGKFIGFNSALAFILEKYGLLISFTLILLSPITNYKPIQRLLFMLDPVGLNRPFQLENQHMHTNFYYLGIRSWFTSGIGLFFGLMSVAILYLIAEAFDLLHKQISKITIRSISKISRTGNSVGKVRFMNGKRLLVCLLLTGAVNFYIPYQLAAAICLLIQVVNYIKTALISSPLASKDEKSLKDYNFAILLLLIFMVVIDAPTIIVFLHNFAIRWETPFRSHHNVLAVAPTIFLVSANSAFNIVPFKSESFSGGLITVLLLGYASFFSLIYGARNLYWIHHLVNIICAWLLFTICADTSDNKHMETCMSEY; from the coding sequence ATGGGAATCAGGAGGCTTTTTACAGGATTATGCCGGAAAGGCATTGCTTGCTTACCCACCAGGATGTATTCACAGCTTTCTGCAAAAACAGAAGCCAATGAGAATGACCATATAAAGCACTCAAGCATTGATTTAAATGAAGTTACTTTTCCCAACAACAACTCTATCACTAACCAAGATGGAGAACAGCGACTGCGAATTGTATCGCTCATTGGCTTGCTACTCTCACTACTCACAGTATTCTTTACTGTAGCTGATAACTTTAAGGGAGCAGACTCACCACAGTGCCGATCTATTTACATGTACCCTTCCTATGCAAGAATTGACGGCTTCGATTCGCGATTCACCCCATTGGCTCAGAAGTATCACCTGTATCTTTATAGAGAGCAAGGGAAGGACAAGATCCCGTTCCAAGATGGGCGTGTGCAGCTTGATGGTATTCCCGTTCTTTTCATTCCGGGCAATGCGGGAAGCTTCAAACAAGTGAGGTCGattgcagcagcaagcAGCAATTTGTTCTTTGACAATTCACAAGAAATCGAGAATTTACACGTACAGAACTTGGACTTTTTCGCCGCTGATTTTAACGAGGATTTTACAGCATTCCATGGCAGAACTATGCTTGATCAGGCGGAATATCTTAATGATGCGATAAGATATATCCTATTGTTTTACGCCAAAGCTGATAGTTATCCTTACCGCAGACCAACTTCGGTGATTGTGGTCGGCCATTCGATGGGAGGTATCGTGGCTCGGATTCTGCCaactcttcaaaatcacGTAGCTGACTCTGTAAGAACCATTTTGACGCTCTCCTCACCTCATGCTGCGGCTCCTGTCACATTTGATGGAGATGTTCTCAAAATTTACGAGCGAACTGATGACTTTTGGCGGAAGCAAATGAGCGACAAGGGTTCTTTCTTAGCGCAAAATGTGACACTCATATCTATCACTGGCGGGATTTTAGATCTGATGTTGCCGGCCGATTACACTGCCGTTGAAGATATTGTTCCACTAGAAAACGGTTTTACGACCTATTCGACGGGCGTTCCAGGAGTTTGGACACCCGTTGATCACTTAGCGATTGTTTGGTGTGATCAACTTAGGACCAAGATCGCCAAGTTACTGCTTGAAATAGTGGACAATAGAGCTTACGAAAAAGTACTTCCGCTGGCTGAGAGAATGTCAATTTTCAGAAAGACATTCTTGAGCAAATTGGAGGGGATCAATTCACCATATCTGGTCACGGCTAATTTCGATGAATATTTTAAAGACTATAATTCACAGACTTTCGGAGAACCGCTCATTCTGAAAAACAATCAGCAATTAATTATCAACCAAAGAAATGTCAAATTCGCGCCAAAGTATTCAAAATTCTTATTATCATCCGATAAAGAGAATTCACACTTTTCGTTTCTGACGTCATTATCCAATTCATCGTTATTCTTCTGTAACGAGGGCAATCCAAACATGAAGTGTGTCCCAGCTGCTCCTGATTTGTTTCAAGTCCCCGCTTCCTTTGAGGAATTGAAATATCCTGCGGAATCTTCTCTTGGTAATGATATCCGTCCATTTCAAATGATAAGTATTGACGCGAATATCCTCTCACAATATGATTCAATTCTAGTTGAAACACCGCTGAAGATAGCTGGTAAAGATGATTTCATTTTGGCAGCACTACACACTGCGGTCAACATCACGGTGAATAAGAACCCACTGCAATTAGCTTTCTCTGGAAAGGAGATTCTTCTGACAGAGGACTTCCAATTTGTTGGACTGAGGTTTCCAAAATTGTGGGACTCTTTACTGTCTTATCGTATTCACTGCTCAGCTTATTCAAAAACAGAAGATTCTCTACTTTTTCAGCCCTTCATCAGACAATGGATCGAGGACCCCTTTGAAACAAAGTGGCACATCAATGTTGCGTCTTCAGAAATTGATATTAATATGCATAATGTTGCCCCGTTCATCCCGCTCGAGGAAAGCCATGATAGATCACTGAAGCTTGACGTAGTCCTACCTCCTCGAGTAGGCCTAAAGCTGCGGATAAGAATAAACTGGCAGTTGACTTTAAAGATGCTTTTCATTCGGTATAGATTAACTTTCTTATCTTTTCCGTTTGCTATCGTTTGCTTCACGATGGCACATCAATTCTCATGGTATCAAGGAACTGGCAAATTCATAGGTTTCAATTCTGCTTTGGCATTCATACTTGAAAAGTACGGACTCCTAATAAGTTTTACCCTGATACTTTTGTCACCCATCACAAACTACAAACCTATACAGAGGCTCTTATTCATGCTGGATCCCGTTGGTCTGAACAGACCCTTTCAACTTGAAAACCAGCATATGCACACAAATTTCTACTACTTAGGCATAAGAAGTTGGTTTACATCAGGTATTGGACTTTTCTTCGGTTTAATGTCGGTTGCCATTTTGTATTTGATTGCTGAGGCCTTCGACCTATTGCATAAGCAGATCTCAAAAATAACGATCAGAAGCATCTCAAAAATCAGCAGAACGGGCAATTCAGTGGGGAAAGTACGTTTCATGAATGGCAAAAGGCTACTAGTTTGCCTACTGCTTACCGGAGCCGTGAACTTTTACATACCGTATCAATTGGCCGCTGCGATCTGCTTACTTATTCAGGTTGTGAATTACATCAAAACGGCTCTAATTTCCTCCCCACTGGCTTCGaaagatgagaagagcCTAAAGGACTACAATTTTGCGATTCTTTTGTTACTTATTTTCATGGTTGTAATTGATGCGCCCACAATTATTGTGTTTTTACACAATTTTGCGATAAGATGGGAAACGCCTTTCAGATCGCATCATAACGTCCTGGCCGTGGCTCCAACGATTTTTCTCGTCAGCGCTAACTCAGCCTTTAACATTGTACCGTTCAAATCAGAATCTTTTAGCGGTGGTCTCATCACGGTCTTGCTACTTGGTTATGCAAGCTTTTTCAGTTTGATATATGGGGCCAGAAACCTTTATTGGATACATCATCTCGTAAACATAATCTGTGCGTGGTTACTTTTCACCATCTGTGCAGATACATCAGACAATAAACATATGGAAACTTGTATGTCTGAATATTAG
- the EPL1 gene encoding Epl1p (ancestral locus Anc_8.47), with translation MPTPTTASATAGSSTTNSRHVKSRAESQDSHDEGTGPPGSGSADNSNSRFRHRKISVRQRLRILKPCDLKSLDQEELQQRDVADIETGVEKNEEKEVHLHRILQKGSSHLNNQRKEYIPTPDASSTWSEFDQFYRGHFAEPNGYIKFSATVEDCCGAPYCMDEVDEEFLNELRSRYEGDDKLTEDEFEVMCSSFDSAIHARQPFLSTDPQSILSFDEIKPTLVKSDYAHVQLKSSLANEIGLDSDRQFVTQFDSKANLKTRALTVLLEKFGPDVYEHWKRRKLASPSTEIFPQLKFERPDEKDDVDPYVCFRRRDVRQARKTRRVDILNSQKLRLLHQELQHAKKMALLVARREKMSMDLLEKSLTIFDQRSEVKKLKRSLNIRGEDDDLVNHKRKRLDIFAHQRKLQEQAAAEAAAMATTSDSSVRRGYRNKMNRKEIESLTKSGQRLTKQQIQQLQHQSAAAIGNNKQKQDAKLAQVQAEQQQQLQQQQQNVASHVYVRLPSSKVPDLTLEDVDNLLANKEKNAKKFVHDRMEKRKMEDGDVFFNLTDDPYNPVFDITLPKGVSPSNAPFSSIASSRFEVSRSYYSKHLADYLKGSTKDVTAFSRDGEKLPQNNFKVKKVEVYDPFQNNNEIHSREYPVKFRRRIGRCGIQYMDRKPNKIHHSVEFVLSQFLDFDAIEKHEMGADQTINVYDSKWDELSRLYSKWKYDSPRNEYGLKISEEPSRLNRISNDAQVIRFGTMLGSKSYEQLREVTVKYRQEYISRMKQQKINNQKQLQLQQLQRQQKEQEFRQDDQASVDGPSIADSSPSMESMASTVEASRNTK, from the coding sequence ATGCCAACACCAACGACTGCATCAGCGACAGCGGGATCTAGCACAACTAATTCACGTCATGTCAAGAGTCGAGCCGAGTCACAGGATTCTCATGACGAAGGTACGGGGCCTCCCGGCTCTGGGTCGGCTGATAACTCGAATTCTCGGTTTAGACATCGAAAGATCTCGGTAAGGCAGCGACTGCGGATCTTGAAGCCCTGtgatttgaaaagtttggATCAGGAGGAGCTGCAACAGCGGGATGTTGCCGATATCGAGACCGGTGTGGAGAAaaacgaagaaaaggaggTCCATTTGCATCGAATTTTACAGAAGGGCAGTAGCCATTTGAACAACCAGAGGAAGGAGTATATTCCGACCCCCGATGCATCTTCTACTTGGAGCGAGTTTGATCAGTTTTATCGTGGTCATTTCGCTGAGCCCAATGGCTACATCAAGTTTTCAGCCACTGTGGAGGATTGTTGCGGCGCTCCGTATTGCATGGATGAGGTTGACgaagaatttttgaatgaGTTGAGATCTCGATACGAGGGAGACGATAAGCTAACAGAAGATGAGTTCGAAGTGATGTGTTCGTCTTTTGACAGTGCCATTCATGCAAGACAGCCTTTTCTTAGCACGGACCCCCAAAGCATACTTTCattcgatgaaatcaagCCCACTTTAGTGAAGTCGGACTACGCGCACGTTCAATTGAAGTCAAGCCTGGCCAATGAAATCGGACTGGATTCTGATAGACAATTTGTTACCCAGTTTGATTCAAAGGCAAATCTAAAGACCAGGGCATTGACTGTGCTGCTGGAAAAATTCGGTCCGGATGTGTATGAGCACTGGAAGCGAAGAAAACTTGCAAGTCCCTCGACAGAGATTTTCCCACAGCTTAAGTTTGAGCGGCCTGATGAAAAGGATGATGTTGATCCCTATGTCTGCTTCCGCAGACGTGATGTTAGACAAGCGAGGAAAACCAGGCGCGTTGATATTTTGAATAGTCAGAAGCTACGACTTCTACACCAGGAACTGCAGCATGCCAAGAAGATGGCTTTGCTTGTAGCAAGACGTGAGAAAATGTCAATGGACCTTCTTGAGAAGAGTTTAACTATCTTCGATCAAAGATCTGAGGTtaaaaaattgaagagatcTTTGAATATCAGAGGTGAGGATGATGACTTAGTCAATCATAAGCGTAAGCGTTTAGACATTTTCGCTCATCAACGGAAATTACAGGAACAGGCGGCTGCAGAGGCAGCTGCAATGGCCACCACTTCTGACTCATCAGTCAGAAGAGGTTACAGGAATAAAATGAACAGGAAGGAAATCGAAAGCCTAACCAAATCTGGACAAAGACTCACCAAACAACAGATTCAGCAGCTACAACATCAATCGGCCGCTGCTATTGGAAACAACAAGCAAAAACAAGATGCTAAATTGGCGCAAGTTCAAGCCgagcaacaacagcagttacagcagcagcaacaaaaCGTTGCCTCACACGTTTACGTTAGATTGCCCTCTTCAAAGGTCCCTGACCTTACGCTGGAAGATGTCGATAATCTGCTCGCTAATAAAGAAAAGAATGCAAAGAAGTTTGTTCATGACAGGATGGAGAAAAGAAAAATGGAGGATGGTGATgtattcttcaatctcacCGATGATCCGTACAACCCTGTTTTCGATATTACTCTGCCCAAAGGTGTCTCCCCTTCGAATGCACCATTCTCTTCTATCGCATCTTCGAGATTTGAAGTAAGCAGGTCTTATTATTCCAAACATCTCGCCGATTATTTGAAAGGCTCCACGAAGGATGTGACGGCCTTCAGCAGAGATGGCGAAAAACTGCCCCAAAAtaatttcaaagtcaagaAAGTTGAAGTTTATGATCCATTCCAAAATAACAATGAAATTCATTCGCGGGAGTATCCAGTCAAATTCAGAAGGCGCATCGGCCGCTGCGGTATCCAGTATATGGATCGCAAACCAAATAAGATACATCATAGCGTTGAATTTGTCTTGTCTCAGTTCTTGGATTTCGATGCCATCGAGAAGCACGAGATGGGCGCCGATCAAACAATCAACGTTTATGACTCTAAATGGGATGAACTCTCCAGGCTATACTCTAAATGGAAATATGATTCGCCCAGAAATGAGTACGGTTTGAAGATCTCTGAAGAACCATCCAGGTTGAACCGGATTTCCAATGATGCTCAAGTAATACGGTTCGGCACCATGTTAGGAAGCAAGTCTTATGAGCAACTCCGCGAGGTGACCGTCAAATATCGCCAGGAGTatatttcaagaatgaagCAACAGAAAATCAATAACCAGAAGCAATTGCAACTGCAACAATTACAAAGACAACAAAAAGAACAAGAATTCCGCCAAGATGATCAAGCGTCTGTTGACGGACCTTCGATCGCTGACTCCTCTCCTTCTATGGAGTCCATGGCCTCTACCGTTGAGGCAAGCCGGAACACGAAATAG
- the STE2 gene encoding alpha-factor pheromone receptor STE2 (ancestral locus Anc_8.45), producing the protein MSASDQGLSELATNASYDPLESYITFTSVYGEDTAVKFANVQNLVNETLNQAIVFGTRCGAAIVTLIMMWMISKNRKTPVFIINQVSLTLVLISSALYFRYLLSGFGSITYALTGFPQLISASDLRAFAASNIVQVLLVASIEASLIFQVKVVFTGEKLRRVGLLLTSISVALGLATVAMYFATAIRSIISLYKDLGKTSDTFYNVSLILLASSINFMTLILVVKLILAIRSRRFLGLKQFDSFHILLIVSCQTLLIPSILFILAYALPKSGSTDVLISVAILVVVLSLPLSSMWASAANNFSNANTSPPEFSSGSSGYYTKGTASLYSESGDEEGRKGIRQVLYARSRRKSSGHGLSDVDSSMFADLSKPVTHDGTDSVQYMKAQSDDTPTKKTDPVVTLYTPNTTIEEDERKFWAGDYASSSNENTPVKKSTNENMNIPPYLLRYDDSSCEGIEGTKKISLKK; encoded by the coding sequence ATGTCGGCCTCTGATCAGGGATTGAGCGAGCTGGCCACCAATGCCAGCTACGATCCGCTTGAAAGCTATATAACGTTCACGTCTGTGTACGGCGAAGATACTGCCGTGAAATTCGCCAATGTCCAAAACCTGGTCAACGAGACTTTGAACCAGGCAATTGTGTTCGGTACAAGATGTGGTGCTGCGATCGTGACACTGATTATGATGTGGATGATATCGAAAAACCGGAAAACTCCGGTTTTCATCATTAACCAAGTTTCTTTGACGCTAGTTCTGATATCCTCTGCGCTGTATTTCAGATATCTGTTGTCTGGGTTTGGATCGATTACATACGCACTGACGGGATTCCCGCAACTGATTAGTGCTAGCGACTTGCGTGCTTTTGCGGCAAGCAACATAGTTCAGGTTCTGCTGGTGGCGTCGATCGAGGCCTCGCTGATCTTCCAGGTCAAGGTTGTGTTCACCGGGGAAAAGCTCAGAAGGGTCGGGCTACTATTGACTTCAATCTCGGTGGCTCTTGGGCTCGCTACCGTTGCAATGTACTTTGCCACTGCGATAAGATCAATCATTTCGCTTTACAAGGATTTGGGGAAGACTTCAGATACTTTTTACAACGTCTCGCTAATTTTGCTTGCCTCGTCTATTAACTTTATGACGTTGATCCTGGTCGTAAAGTTGATTTTAGCGATTCGATCCAGAAGATTCCTCGGGTTGAAGCAGTTTGACAGTTTCCACATCCTGCTCATTGTGTCTTGTCAGACATTATTGATCCCCTCtatcctcttcattttgGCTTACGCCCTGCCTAAAAGTGGGAGTACAGACGTCCTGATCAGTGTGGCGATACTTGTGGTGGTGCTCTCCTTACCTCTGTCTTCAATGTGGGCCAGCGCAGCAAATAACTTCTCCAATGCCAATACAAGCCCTCCAGAATTCTCCTCAGGTAGCTCAGGTTATTATACAAAGGGAACAGCAAGCTTGTATTCGGAGAGCGGAGACGAAGAAGGTAGGAAAGGCATTAGGCAGGTCCTTTATGCCAGGTCTCGCAGGAAAAGCAGTGGACATGGTTTATCTGACGTCGACAGCAGTATGTTTGctgatctttcaaaacctGTGACGCATGATGGAACTGATAGTGTGCAATATATGAAAGCTCAATCAGATGACACTCCAACCAAGAAAACAGACCCAGTCGTTACTTTGTACACTCCCAACACAACgatcgaggaagatgagagaAAGTTTTGGGCTGGTGATTACGCCAGCTCCAGTAATGAGAATACACCTGTAAAGAAATCAACCAATGAAAATATGAATATTCCACCCTATCTTCTGCGTTATGATGACAGTAGTTGTGAGGGTATCGAAGGGACAAAAAAGATCTCACTTAAAAAGTAG